One stretch of Saccharopolyspora erythraea DNA includes these proteins:
- a CDS encoding alpha/beta fold hydrolase, protein MQASYHRPGLVARDHVFHVPLDHGDPGAGEIEVFGREVVAPGKQDQELPWLLFLQGGPGGKAERPLSTSAWLGRALQDYRVLLLDQRGTGRSTPAGRITLAGIAPKQQAEHLSLFRADSIVRDAELVREQLTGGAPWSVLGQSFGGFCALTYLSHAPHGLRQVLITGGIPTLTGHADDVYRAAYPRVLAKNDAYYGRYPADAEIARRVVEHLASHEVPLPSGDRLTPERFQTLGIQFGQAARFDALHYLLEEAFVAGPTGPELSDTFLRGVDAVVSFAERPLYAVLHEAIYCQHTASEWSAHRVRAEFAEFDLAGASRVNFTGEMIYPWFFEQDPALVPLKDAADLLAGKDDWPALYDLDRLAANDVPVAAAVYHDDMFVDRDHALESAERVRGARVWVTNEYEHDGLKAGSAVLDRLLAMNRGEA, encoded by the coding sequence ATGCAAGCCAGCTACCACAGGCCCGGTCTGGTCGCCCGGGACCACGTCTTCCACGTGCCGCTCGACCACGGCGACCCTGGCGCGGGGGAGATCGAGGTCTTCGGGCGGGAGGTGGTGGCACCGGGCAAGCAGGACCAGGAACTGCCCTGGCTGCTGTTCCTGCAGGGCGGGCCGGGTGGCAAGGCCGAACGCCCCCTGAGCACCAGCGCCTGGCTCGGCCGCGCGCTCCAGGACTACCGCGTGCTGTTGCTGGACCAGCGGGGGACGGGGCGCAGCACCCCCGCCGGCCGGATCACCCTGGCGGGGATTGCTCCCAAGCAGCAGGCCGAGCACCTGAGCCTGTTCCGCGCGGACTCGATCGTGCGCGATGCCGAGTTGGTGCGCGAGCAGCTCACCGGCGGCGCCCCGTGGAGCGTGCTGGGGCAGAGCTTCGGCGGCTTCTGCGCGCTGACCTACCTCTCCCACGCACCGCACGGGCTCCGGCAGGTTCTCATCACCGGCGGCATCCCGACGCTGACCGGGCACGCCGACGACGTCTACCGCGCCGCGTACCCGCGCGTGCTGGCCAAGAACGACGCCTACTACGGCCGGTATCCGGCCGACGCGGAGATCGCGCGGCGGGTGGTGGAACACCTGGCGTCCCACGAGGTGCCGCTGCCCTCCGGCGACCGCCTGACGCCCGAGCGGTTCCAGACGCTGGGCATCCAGTTCGGCCAGGCCGCTCGCTTCGACGCCCTGCACTACCTGCTGGAGGAGGCGTTCGTCGCGGGCCCCACCGGCCCGGAGCTGTCGGACACCTTCCTGCGCGGCGTCGACGCCGTGGTCTCCTTCGCCGAGCGGCCCCTGTACGCGGTGCTGCACGAGGCGATCTACTGCCAGCACACGGCCTCGGAATGGTCGGCGCACCGGGTGCGGGCGGAGTTCGCCGAGTTCGACCTGGCAGGCGCCTCGCGGGTCAACTTCACCGGGGAGATGATCTACCCCTGGTTCTTCGAGCAGGACCCCGCGCTGGTTCCGCTGAAGGACGCAGCCGACCTGCTGGCGGGTAAGGACGACTGGCCCGCGCTCTACGACCTCGACCGGCTCGCGGCCAACGACGTACCGGTCGCCGCGGCGGTCTACCACGACGACATGTTCGTCGACCGCGACCACGCGCTGGAGTCGGCGGAGCGGGTGCGCGGCGCGCGCGTGTGGGTCACCAACGAGTACGAGCACGACGGGCTCAAGGCCGGCAGCGCGGTGCTGGACCGCCTGCTGGCGATGAACCGCGGCGAGGCATGA
- a CDS encoding OPT/YSL family transporter gives MVTTTSPARSEETHPRAFEPTVLVLTTVLSVVGAVIGMHLITTLGISANTSVIGALVAMIIGRINVAGLRRMRSVHRQNLVQSAVSGSTFAAANSLLAPIAVPFAFGRPDLVWPVFAGVAIGLLADSYVLYRIFNSRLLPAQAAWPPGVAAADTILAGDRGGRRAVVLALGAVAGFAGSLFKLPVSAAGVAFIGNLWALLMFGIGLLFSQYSPAWFGVELDEVYIPHGVMIGAGLVALGQAAVLMFRGQRQRPAADVDPSTLPQVDERRLRRGVLEGYALFVLGAAVVALAGGLLGELSPPALVAWVLVAALAAIVHELIVGLAAMHSGWFPAFAVTLIFLVLGMVAGVPAVPLALFVGYCSATGPAFADMGYDLKAGWILRRDHRPYDVFERSGRLQQYLASLVGFAVATVAVAVSWQSFFGDGLIPPVAEVYAATIEAGLSEPDIMVTLLSWAVPGALIQLLGGPSRQMGVLLATGLLISTPQACWLVFGALLVRVLYGRLRGERAGEDLNLVGAGLIAGDALYSTSRIVETR, from the coding sequence GGTGCTGGTGCTCACCACGGTGCTGTCGGTGGTCGGCGCGGTCATCGGGATGCACCTGATCACCACGCTCGGGATCTCTGCCAACACCTCGGTCATCGGGGCGCTGGTCGCGATGATCATCGGCCGGATCAACGTCGCCGGACTGCGGCGGATGCGTTCGGTCCACCGGCAGAACCTGGTGCAGAGCGCGGTCTCGGGCTCCACCTTCGCCGCCGCCAACTCGCTGCTCGCCCCGATCGCGGTGCCCTTCGCCTTCGGCAGGCCCGACCTGGTGTGGCCGGTGTTCGCAGGCGTCGCGATCGGCCTGCTCGCCGACTCCTACGTGCTGTACCGGATCTTCAACTCGCGCCTGCTGCCCGCGCAGGCCGCGTGGCCGCCCGGGGTCGCCGCTGCCGACACGATCCTCGCCGGTGACCGCGGCGGCAGGCGGGCCGTGGTGCTCGCGCTGGGTGCCGTGGCCGGGTTCGCGGGATCGCTGTTCAAGCTCCCGGTCTCGGCGGCGGGCGTGGCCTTCATCGGCAACCTGTGGGCGCTGCTGATGTTCGGCATCGGTCTGCTGTTCAGCCAGTACAGCCCGGCCTGGTTCGGCGTGGAGCTCGACGAGGTCTACATCCCGCACGGCGTGATGATCGGCGCCGGGCTGGTCGCGCTCGGGCAGGCCGCGGTGCTGATGTTCCGCGGGCAGCGGCAGCGCCCGGCCGCCGACGTCGACCCCAGCACCCTGCCGCAGGTCGACGAGCGGCGGCTGCGCCGGGGCGTCCTGGAGGGATACGCGCTGTTCGTGCTCGGCGCGGCCGTCGTGGCGCTGGCCGGTGGTCTGCTGGGCGAGCTGTCACCGCCCGCCCTCGTCGCGTGGGTGCTGGTTGCCGCGCTGGCGGCGATCGTGCACGAGCTGATCGTCGGACTGGCCGCGATGCACTCCGGCTGGTTCCCGGCCTTCGCGGTGACCCTGATCTTTTTGGTCCTCGGGATGGTCGCCGGCGTGCCCGCCGTGCCGCTGGCGCTGTTCGTCGGCTACTGCTCGGCCACCGGACCGGCGTTCGCCGACATGGGATACGACCTCAAGGCCGGGTGGATCCTGCGCCGGGACCACCGCCCCTACGACGTGTTCGAGCGTTCCGGCCGCCTCCAGCAGTACCTGGCCTCGCTCGTCGGCTTCGCCGTGGCCACCGTCGCGGTCGCGGTGTCGTGGCAGTCGTTCTTCGGCGACGGGCTGATCCCGCCGGTGGCCGAGGTCTACGCGGCGACGATCGAGGCGGGGCTCTCCGAGCCCGACATCATGGTGACGCTGCTGTCGTGGGCGGTCCCCGGCGCGCTGATCCAGCTACTGGGCGGGCCGAGCAGGCAGATGGGCGTGCTGCTGGCGACCGGTCTGCTCATCTCGACCCCCCAAGCCTGCTGGCTGGTGTTCGGGGCACTGCTCGTCCGGGTGCTCTACGGCCGGCTTCGCGGGGAACGAGCCGGGGAGGACCTCAACCTCGTCGGCGCAGGCCTGATCGCGGGCGATGCGCTGTATTCGACCAGCCGCATCGTGGAAACCCGCTGA